The window AAAGCCTGCTCGTGGCACTACAGAAATACCCGGTGCCTCCAGCGGGGTCCTGTGCTACCCAGGGAAAGTCCGCCAAGACCACCCCTCCCTGAAAGCAGCGGACTGAGGAGACAGCCATTCCTCACCTTCATGCCATCAGCCCCACGGTAGACGGCGGTGCAGCCCTGGTAAGGACACTTGTAGATGGTGGGTAGCTCCTCCCTGCAAGGCAAAGCACGTGTGGAGGCGCTGACACGCTCGCTCgctcgcacgcacgcacgcccGCCCCACACTGCGGCTGCTCACCTCTCACAGCGCAGCTTCTTCTTCCATCCAGGCTTGGGCCCAGGCTTCTTTCTGATTTTGGGCTCCTCGGGCCTCTTGGCTTCTTTGCCTTCACTCTTCCTACCGGAGACCCTGGGGGACGATTTGGTgacgctttttttttttaaatcttaacttGCAGTTGACTCTTGTTCTTTCCTGCATCTACAGTTTTCTTCAAGCTTCCCTGACTCAGCTGCCTCTGTGCAGAGCAGAACCTCACTTGTCATCAGCCATCACAGTTGGGACAACCCTTCAGACACCTGAGGCAAATACCTTGGGAAGGGTAGACAGCCCAGAAAGCAGATGGTAGTGTGGAGCACACGTGCCAGCACATGACTATCACATTTTCAGAATTAAAGCCTGTGTGCTAAGCATCCAAATCAAGAGATGGAGGTAGGGAAAATGATATAGAATTCTGTCAGTTCTGTTCTCAGACGACCTCATGCTAGAAAGAGACTCAGCAAATCTGCTGGACTTGAGCTTCTGTCCAGCACCCAGCAGCCAGGGGCTATCTCCTGCCCCAAGCCTAGTTATATTTCCTATGCCAACAATGAGGTTCAAAAAGACAGCACATGTCCAATAGCATCACGAAGGATAAAGGCCAGCACAATGTTGCATATCTACCTGGCAGCATCGAGAGCACTGCCCAGACACCACGAccatctcaaaacaagcaaacatttaAAGTCACCAACTTGTGTGTAGAAGTGTAGCTCAACTATAAAGCAGGCAGTGACCCAGTGTGAGCAAGGGCTTAGATTTGAACCACTCTCCAAAACGTATTTTACATTTCATGTGTACgggcattctgcctgcatgtgtgttacGGTCTGAGTTGccgacagaggccagaagagaggtcAGACCCTATGGATCTAGAATTACAGACTTGTCAGCTGCCATGTGAATACTGGGAACCAAAAACCTAGGCCTCTGCAAAAGCAAGAAAtactctaactgctgagccatttctctagaccCAAAATATAATGTTTAATCAGCAAGAGAAGCTAggctaagaccctgtctcagagttAAGAGCAACAGCAGAACAGCTTTTATTGAGCAAAGACCTGGCTTTAGTCTCatgtggagtggggggggggggggggagggacagacATAGAGCAGGCTGGGGTTCATACGGAACTTCTAGAGACACTGAGGAGCCAAACAAGATGTGTGCTGGTGTTGTTTGTGAGGCAGGATCTCAGTCTAAGCTGTCCTGGTAATaagagaggtagctcagtggttaagacaacttgctcttgcagaggacccaagttccagCACCCTCATGGCACAGTGGGGCCCCAACGCCCTCTTTGGTTGCCTGGCTGGGGCACTTCATACACCTGGtgcacaggtgtacatgcaggtcaacacccatactcataaaactaaactaaataaatcttcaaaacaaTAGTAAAACATGGGCAGTGATgtcacatgcctttgatcccagtactcaggaggcagagtcaggcagatctctgcatttgacaccagcctactctacagacagttccaaaacagccaaggctacacagagaaaccttgcctcaaaaaataaattaataataaagcaGATAGTTAATTTTTAACAGTTAAGGCAGGCATAATGGTCCAcactttaatctcaacactcagaaaacaaaggtagatggatctctctgagttggaggctgtCCTGGTCTTCACAaaaagttccagaccagccaggactatataatGAGACTCCATCTCAGAGAGAGGTAAAAATTAAATAGTTAAGCATGGAAtcacctgtaatctcaacacctGGGAGGtcaaagcaggaggatcactgagttcaaggccagcctaagatacatcaaaccctgtctcaaaaaacaataacaaggggctggagagatggctcagcagttaagagcactggctgcccttccagagggcctgagttcaattcccagcaaccacatggcggctcacaaccatctgtaaagggatttgatgccctcttgtgCTGTGTCTAAAGACtggtacagtgtactcatagacataaaatagttctttaaaaaaaaaaaaaccaacacggAATACTAAGTAACCCAGTCCTGTGGCATAGCACTCTCAGGAGACTGGGGCAAAAGGATCAGGTTCCTAAGGCCTGTTTGAGTAATCAAGAGAGGGTGAGCCCAGTGtgggctacacagggaattcTACATCAGAGGGAGCTATACACAgcaagacagtgtctcaaaacacccaaaacagaagaaaagtcaCTAGGCTACAACATATAGACTATCCCATTCTCCTCGTCTGATAACCGTCCAGTGCCCACTCCACACTATCTCCCGGCTGAGGGGGTGGCCTGTTCTGACAGTAACTTCCTAGACTAGTTGGGTTTAGAGCAGGTCACTCTGGAGTCTCCAATCCTATCCAACTGCGCTGGCCTCTAAGCCCAGTTGTTCTCCGCTTGAATCATGGTGCTCTGACCAGCCCATCTCAGAAGCTCTGCTAATCCCTCAGGAGGACCACCTGGCCACCAGAATTCTAAAGGCTGAGAGAAAGGGCTGAGGAGGCAGACATGTGAGAAGGCACAGACCAAGAGTTTCTGGAGGCCCTGTCCTCAAACGTCCTCagctgtggggctggggagacggcgACGTAGGTGTTGCTGAGCcctcgctgctcttgcagaggacccaggtttagtacctagcatccacatgatagctcacaactgtctataactcctgttccaggagtCCTGATCCTTCTGACCTCTAAGGGCTCCAGCGCACACTTGGTGCACATATATGAATTcagcacacacatttaaaaagaaacaaaactatttttaaaacctCTGACtgaatccttagttatcaggaaaatgcaaatcaaaacagcactgagattctacttcacaccagacagaatggctaagatgaactcaggggacagcagatgctggaaaggatgtggggaaagaggaacacttctccattgttggtggtactgcaagctggtaaaaccactctggaaatcagtttggcagttcctcagaaaattagacacagtactacctgaggacccagctataccactcctgggcatatacccagaagatgctccaacatgtaataaggacacatgctccactatgttcatagcggccttatttataatagccagaagttgcaaagaacccagatgtccttcaacagaggaatgaatacagaaattgtggtatatatacacaatggagtactattcagctattaaaaacaatgaattcatgaaattcttaggcaaatggatggaactagaaagtgtcatcctgagtgaggtaacccaatcacaaaaaagaacacacatggtatgcactcactgataagtagatgttagctcaaaagctcaaaataaacaagttacagttCATagatcacaggaagctcaagaagaaggaggactgaagtggcgagtgctttggttcctctgagaaggggaacaaaatactcaaaggagcaagaaaggagacaaagtgtggagcagagactgaaggaaaggccacccagagactgccctacctggggattcatcctataaacagtcatcaaaccctgacactattatggatggtGAGAAGTGCATACAGAAAGGAGCCTGTTTTAGTTgcctcctgaggggccctgccagagccttacacatagagaggcagatgctaacagccaaccattggactgggcatggggtccccaatggaggagttggagggaggactggaggagctgaaggggtttacaaccccatgggaagaacaaagacatcggccacccagataccccagaactcccagggactaaatcatcaaccaaggggtacacgtaattccagccaaaaatgtggcataaaaatgccttgtagggcatcagtgggaggagaggtccctggtcctgtgaaggctcaatagatgccccagcatggggaaatcgagggtgggggaaggtgggagtaggTCAGGTAGAAGGGCATATActtgaaggcagggggtgggaggaggggttgggggtttttggggaggggggaaccgggaaatgttaatgaagattatatttaataaaaaaaattttttttaaaaaccctctGTCTGAAGCCAgaggcagtggtgcacacctttaatcccagcacttgggactggtgaatctctgagttccaggatagatgaagaaaccctgtcttgaaaactcaaaacaaaacaacaaaaaaaaaccacccctCCAGCTGGGCCTTAGGAAGCGTCCAGGCCACTGTGCATCATGACCAGGGATGCCCATATCCACTGACACCTAGGCCTACCTCCTGCAAAGTAGTCTTCCCTAAAGCAGCATTGTACTTACGGTGGCTTACAGTGTACCTCATGTGCCCCACCCAAAGTGCACTGTGTTCGTCCCATTTCCTATGAGACAGTACATGCTGCTACAGCTCAGCAACGGGGCTCAGCAGAACGGCCAGTTCCCCACTTTTCTGAAAATGAAACCTTCCTACCGAGGCTAGGCCCCCCAACTACCTACAAAAGTGGCTCCAGGGAGACGTCCCTTGAAAGGGAACAGGGATTCCTTACGGCAGCTGGCCTGCTCCCTGGCCATGCGTTCTTGGGGccattcctctgtctctgtcctgtgaTGCCTACTGAAGTGGCATGGCTGGCTTGGTACAGCATTGATTCTGACCCCTCCATGCttcctttatttctcttcctctttccataatattttaaaaagccaagaAATTCTTACTTTTTGTGGGTTTTCTTGGCTGAGAGTATGGAGCCCAGagctgtgtgctctttggtttcCACTCTGAGGTGTGAAATGTGCAGAGCACTGTGGCGATGAGGTAGTCACTAACTAGCTACTGGGTATGTGTGTATTCTTGGGACGGGGAGAGGAGGACAGAGACACTAGTAAAACCCAGCTGTCTCTCCTTGCTAGTCTTATGTTtgcttggaggaagaaagggaaagtcaAAGCCAAGCCCACGAAGAGCGACTGGTTGACAGAAGTCAGCCAGGGCTGACAGGAGAACGGGCACGGGCTCAGTTACTGGGCTTCACGAGAGAGGATCCAGGGAGCAGAAGGAATGGCTGGAGTAGGGCCAGAGAGATGCTCAGGGACACACTAGGAGCAGAACTAGAAAAGAACGAACAAACTCCCTAAAATCAGACCGTGTCTTATCAACCGGGCTATCTGCCACCTCTGATACATATTTAGGCCAGGTCACCAAACCACCAGAAAGAGGGCTCAAAGACCAAGGGGAATCTTATCATATTCACCTGGCCTTTCAAACAGACATTCTGAGTCACTTAAAggccagtgagacagctcagcaggtaaaaggttcctgctaccaagcctgacaacctgagtttgacacCTAGGACCAACATATTGGAAATGTTTctctgacctcctcctcctctgactgacacacacacacacacgagtaaacacaaacacaataataaatactcacatgagagacacagacagacagattggggtgggtgggggatggagtAGGGAAGGCATGCTTGCTAGACTTGGGAGATGGACCAAAGGAGAAACTGAAGGTGAGCTGACCAAGGCAGTGAGGAAGGATGGGCCTCCATGCCCCATGTTTACACACGTCTTAGTTCCATGCACACCACAGCTAACCTGTAACACATCTCTCCAGAAGGCATATACTTAGACAGGGCTAGATTCTTACTTCTTTTCTGGGTAAGGCTCAAAGGACTCATCCGAGGACTGTGGGCTTTGTTTCTTATCACTCTCATCTTCACTCAGGAAGTCTCTAGGAAAGACGAGAGAGCTTTCAGCAAAGCACTGACCTAGGTAGAGCCTCCTGACTTCAGGTGCTACAGACCCCATAGTCCGTGCGTCGCTTCTGAACATGTCCTAAGAAATCTAAAATCCCCCACTCCTCAATCTATGCCCAAATAGGAAACCACTCACGGAAACCAAACAAGCTAGCTCCCCCTCCCTATAAGCCACTCCAGGAAGACCAGGACCCCAAACTCTAAAAGAGCTCATTTATTTTCAGCAGGGGAGAGTGTGAAGATTTAAAAGCAGGTTCAGAAAGTGATGGTATCACCCATCAACTGTGAACACAGGCACACTCTGAGCCATTTCAAAGTTCACAACAGGAAAAGGGGTTACGCCCTTCCCCCTAAAACATGAATCACtggcctctggaaaagcagcaataGCCAGTCTAGCAAGCCCACAGTGTTCCCCACAGGCCGCCAGCTATCTGGATGGGGTAAGAGCCCAGCAATACAGCTGGTCCTCACAGGAGTGGTGGGGCAGGGCAGAAGGGGCCAATACCCCTGAGTGGTTCTCAGCCCAGAGCTGAGAGACCCACTGACCCCTTCCAAGGGAAGCCTGACCTCTCCTCACCCTACACAGAGCTTCTGCTCTGTCTCAACATCACAACCCCAAAAGTGCCTGGGTTGAGCATGCTCTGGGCTAGTGATGGTGGAGTTAGTACGAGACTAAGGACTTTAAAGAAGCCGCACACGGGAACAAACAGCACAGGGCCGATCCTGTCCTGGGGGCAGCATACACGAGACCACCCAGCCTGCAGTGGGTCAGCGCAGAGCAGCACTTCCCTGCAGCGGGCTTCATCTGGTGCCCCTGTGACCAGAGAGCCAGGTCaggagccagaggcctcagaagagCCCTGgccactcctcccctccccagctctgaggaggAGGATGGCAAACATGCCAAAGCAGCTCTAGAGAGGCTGCAGCTCTAGAGAGGCCGAGTCTGGTTGGGAAGGAGAGATTTTAGGCTTTTAAACCCACTCTTCTCTCACCCCTCAGAAAGGTCACTGAACTCGTCTTTTACCCGATCATCCGAGGTTGACGATGGAACCTGCGTCTCACCCAGTTGCCCTGGGAAACAAAGAACAGGGTCTGGTTACCAACAATGAGCACAGAAGGGCCTTACCTGTAAGGAGGCAATGCCCGGTCTAAGGACACACCTTCCTGACTGGGGCCAGGAGGCCTAGGCCTCAACCTCCTCCATTCTCACCCCTGACACTCACTGACTGAGTCTGTCCAAAGGACCTGCTCAGATTCAGGTCACTGAGATATAGCCCGCTCTGCATAGCTTACGTTTTAAAAGCCACTGGTATCAAAAGAGCTATACAAACTTTATAAAGCTAGGCATTCTAAAGTCCGTAGCACCGTCCCAGAGCCTTGCCTGGAGCCCGTCTGTAGCTGAACCACAGGGATACctacatttttaatgtttaaacaagttttttttatgtgcatgacCGTTTTGCCTGTGAACATGCCTGGTgctggcagaggccagaagagagccttggatcctctggaactggagttaaagatggtgatgagctaccgtgtgggtcctgggaatggaaCCAAGGTCTtttgcaagggcagcaagtgttcttaactgctgagccaatcttcctccccaccctttattttattttattttattttattttattttattttattttatttttgagacaaggtctctctatgtagccttggttctGTCCTGGAAGTCTCTACATAGACCTGgctgcctggcctcaaactcacagaaatctgcccgcctttGCCTCCCCAAGAGCTGgggttaaaagtgtgtgccagGCTGCCCCAGTGTGCCCCCACAGGTGGGATGGAGGTGGACGGCCATCACTGGCCATGAGGCGTATGAGGCAGACGGTCAGGAAGCTGGTCCCTCCCAACTCTCCCAACACCATGCTTGGGACCGCTGCATCCAACCACAGCATGGAGGGGAAGTCCTAAGCCCACAGAAGGGCCAGTCACAAGAGGCTGCCACAGTGGCCCACACTATGGCAAAGTAGCAGCCTCTTTGTCTGCCTCCATGTCCTGCACACAATAACCccattcttctctctccctcagtccCCTCAGCCTACAAGAACAACCACTACCCTTTGGTCTAAGGACAGGCTTAGAGGAAGACTGAATGCCAGATGAGCATACATTACAGAAACTGGTGAATGAGAGGCCTACTtgtgaagaaacagaaaatcagGACAGGCTGGTAGGGCTAACCAACTCTTAGGTATTGGGATAGTCACAGGTTCTATGGGAAGGCACTGAGGCTAGACCATCTCCTGCTACCAGCTTCCTGTGCTAGACCATGGTCTACGCCAACAGTACAGAAAGCCACTTTCTGCTGATGACAGTCTTGGTCAGAACATTGAATCCTGTGGTAGCAGAAGCCACATGGGCTGCTTACCTGGGGCCTCACTGGGAGCCAGGTTTGGCTGCATACAGGGGCCTAGCCCGGGTGTCACAGAGTCTCCATGTGAGTGCGGCAGGGCCACATCCACACTGGGCAGTGTCTTGGTCTCAGATCCAACTTGGGTTTCTCTGGCCTGGCAGAGCTGAGAGGTAGCTCCTGAGGGGTTTGactctgagttctgggccagccgtGGTGACATCTCCTTGCCCCAGGCCCACTTCACTGCTAGTGCACTGTCCACAAGGAGAGCTCTGCAGCTGGAGTCTGTGTCCATGGTGAAGTCATGGCCCTGGCCGCAGCCCCACACAGCCTGGATGATGCCGCAGTACTCAGAGGACAGCGTCCTCTGGAGGCtgggcagagacccacagctgacCGCATGCTCATGCACCCAGCCCACCAAGCCGTGCAGACACCGAGAGCTGGAGGTGATCAGATCAGCTGAGGAGAATCAACAGACATGTCAGTGTCGTGGTGGCCAACGCTAGGCCCGACCTGGAACGCCCGCCCTGGCACGGATAGCACTCACCCACACCTGCTCCCTCCTCTGCCACTGTGGGAGGCGGAACACCAACCCTGCAAAGCATCAGTGTGGCCACAGTTAAGGAACCTCACAAGGTCACAAACCTCCCTAGATGTCCTCCCCAGGGCCTGTCTGTTAGCTGCCCCGTTCCCTCTCTTCCAATGATAGCTCTTCACCCTCAGATCTCTGCAAACATTGCTACCACAGCACCTCACTGTAACACCATGAAGGACTTATACCAGCTTTTGTCCACCCCAAGTCACTGGGTGATGAACCCCTAAAGGTCCCAAGAAATCCAACAAGGGCCTACTTTGTACAGGGCTTCCTCTGGCCCGCTGGGGAGACATTGACTTTCTGTAAGAAGGACCTTAGAAGGCTGTGGCACTGATAGAATTGGGTGTAGCAGTTCTTGCAGACAAACTGAGGCAGGGCTGGGTCCTGATGGACAGCAACACCCAGCAGAAGCTGGAAGTCCCTAATGAGGACACGCTCCCCTGGGAACAGTCTTTCTGAGGTCTCCCCAGGCACTCTGTCAGAGATGCTTCGGAGGCTCCGTGAGGAAAACTTCCCGTGGCAGAGGCGACAGTGCCCCATGGCGAGAGTTCGGCCTGCTCCTGAGCAAAGAAGCAAATGTGATGTAAGTCAGGTCCTCGCAGTGTGAGGAGCACGCCTCCCTGGCCGCCTAACACCCGGAGCAGAGGAGTGCCCACACTGGGCTTCCTAAACCTTTGCACCAGCGGTGGGACTCAGGAGCTGGCCTCTCCTCACTGAACATTCAGTTTTCAAAGAAACCCAGATGCCTCCAATGAAGATGAAACTACTGCTGGAACATCCTGATTCCAAATATGTATCCAAGCTGTGCCTCAAAAACTAAGTCACTGTTCATCTCTGTCCATCCATAGGTGTTCTGTCTGCGATTGTGCACGATGCCATCTCATTGCCCCTAGAGGGACTAAAGGACAGCTCACGTAGGAAAGCCCTTCTCAAGTGACTGAAGAGCAATAAGTAAATGTGATGCACACTGATGCTGTTACCCTAACCAGCTGCTGCTTGTTCACAAACTCGCAGCCACACGAGGAGCAAGCAGTTCACTTAACTCAGTTCCCAACACAGGATAGGGCTAGGGGCCTGTTTTAACCATCAAAAAACCTTGGGTTCAGAAAAGTTAAGCAATTACCCTAAGAGTACACAGCACGAAGAGCAAACTTGAAGCCACACCCGCGTGCCTCAAACCTTAAGCTCTAAGCGGCACAGAGCCAGGAAAGCATCGGCTGTCAGGCCTGCCGAGGAAAGGGCCTCCATCTGCAGTAGAAGCCAGAGGGCCCGGGCTCTCCGGAACAAGGAGGCCTGGTTTGCTCTCAGAAGCTCTAGGCTCGCACTAGGGCCCGACGACGCCCGGAACCCACCTGCTTCGTCTATACCGTCCTCGCCTGCGTCCCCGCAGGAGCGCGTCGAGCCCCAGCTGAGCTGAGCAGCCGCCCCGTCCGCGCTCGCCCCGCCGGTGCGAGAAGGGCGACCCCGGGTCCGACCACTTCCGCAGCTGCCGCCCGAGCTCCCGCGCTGCCGAGCTAGTCCAGGAGACAGGAAGCGGCCGAGCCGGTCCCGCTTCATGGTGGCAGCCGCCACTTGATCCCTGCACCGTGCTGTTCGCTGTGGCCCACGGAGTTCGGCGAGACCGGACTTAACTTCACTCACTCGGTGCCGTGCCGCTACACGCCGCCGCGCTATTCCGCTCCGCCCCGCTCGGCTCCCCGAGATCTGAGCCGGATGAAAGCGCGGCGTGCAGAAGGGAGGAGCGGCCCGGGAGCCACAGTGGCCGCTGCTGGGCCGagagcccagagttctcagggtcGCTCAGAACTCGCGACAGGCCCATAAAGGAGGGGCGGCCGGGAGCGTAACCTGCcgcggacggacggacggacggacgcaCGCACGCACGGGCCGTGGCACTTAACAGAAAACCTCAAGACGAGAGGGTCTCTCCACCAGTCTTCCAGTCCACACTTAGAGCAAGTCGGCCAGAAGAGCTGACAAGACCCGCCTGACCCGCTTCGAATCCGTAAACCCAGGTCTGcgcggcggggcggggcggggccggcGGAAGTGTGTCTGGGTCCCTTCCGGCGGTGCGCAGCTCCCGCAGCTCCCTCAGCTTCGCACTCCGCGTTCCGGTCTGGAGGCGTCCACCCCGCCCCTGCCGCCGAGGCCTCCCCCGCCCGGCGCCATGGCCGCTGCGGCCGGGGACGGCGCGACGAAGCCACTGCAAAGCGCCATGAAACTGGCCAACAAGGCCATCGAGCTAGACACCGGCAACCGGCCCCGGGTGAGGCTGGGAGGGGCGCGGCGGCCGCAGCTCCGGGAGGCGCTTGGCCCGTGGTgggcgagggagggagggcgtGTGAGGGGATC of the Apodemus sylvaticus chromosome 21, mApoSyl1.1, whole genome shotgun sequence genome contains:
- the Znf276 gene encoding zinc finger protein 276 isoform X2; the protein is MKRDRLGRFLSPGLARQRGSSGGSCGSGRTRGRPSRTGGASADGAAAQLSWGSTRSCGDAGEDGIDEAGAGRTLAMGHCRLCHGKFSSRSLRSISDRVPGETSERLFPGERVLIRDFQLLLGVAVHQDPALPQFVCKNCYTQFYQCHSLLRSFLQKVNVSPAGQRKPCTKVGVPPPTVAEEGAGVADLITSSSRCLHGLVGWVHEHAVSCGSLPSLQRTLSSEYCGIIQAVWGCGQGHDFTMDTDSSCRALLVDSALAVKWAWGKEMSPRLAQNSESNPSGATSQLCQARETQVGSETKTLPSVDVALPHSHGDSVTPGLGPCMQPNLAPSEAPGQLGETQVPSSTSDDRVKDEFSDLSEGDFLSEDESDKKQSPQSSDESFEPYPEKKVSGRKSEGKEAKRPEEPKIRKKPGPKPGWKKKLRCEREELPTIYKCPYQGCTAVYRGADGMKKHIKEHHEEVRERPCPHPGCNKVFMIDRYLQRHVKLIHTDWVLVVAGAHAPLVLQKYAITSVTSVGRLSSSGSTFLSTRCATQEPSHCSVRSVGSSADSEHPSSTI
- the Znf276 gene encoding zinc finger protein 276 isoform X1, whose product is MKRDRLGRFLSPGLARQRGSSGGSCGSGRTRGRPSRTGGASADGAAAQLSWGSTRSCGDAGEDGIDEAGAGRTLAMGHCRLCHGKFSSRSLRSISDRVPGETSERLFPGERVLIRDFQLLLGVAVHQDPALPQFVCKNCYTQFYQCHSLLRSFLQKVNVSPAGQRKPCTKVGVPPPTVAEEGAGVADLITSSSRCLHGLVGWVHEHAVSCGSLPSLQRTLSSEYCGIIQAVWGCGQGHDFTMDTDSSCRALLVDSALAVKWAWGKEMSPRLAQNSESNPSGATSQLCQARETQVGSETKTLPSVDVALPHSHGDSVTPGLGPCMQPNLAPSEAPGQLGETQVPSSTSDDRVKDEFSDLSEGDFLSEDESDKKQSPQSSDESFEPYPEKKVSGRKSEGKEAKRPEEPKIRKKPGPKPGWKKKLRCEREELPTIYKCPYQGCTAVYRGADGMKKHIKEHHEEVRERPCPHPGCNKVFMIDRYLQRHVKLIHTEVRNYICDECGQTFKQRKHLLVHQMRHSGAKPLQCEVCGFQCRQRASLKYHMTKHKAETELDFACDQCGRRFEKAHNLNVHMSMVHPLTQTQDKALPLEAEPPPGPLSLSGTMEGQAVKPEPT